A single Brachionichthys hirsutus isolate HB-005 chromosome 17, CSIRO-AGI_Bhir_v1, whole genome shotgun sequence DNA region contains:
- the vps54 gene encoding vacuolar protein sorting-associated protein 54 codes for MASSHGSSPARHGGRDGIYHKERDPSPRRCRPVRLLPDVCPKEPTGESEGRGLCAGPSVVAEHDRWTVYSSKVNLPAALNDPRLAKRESDFFTKTWGLDFAETEVMPPFYLPSISREHFGAYLQDTAQRERIHERCKTICPSKDAVDAVSSMSTNHEQSRAELEQVPKIFMKPDFALEDPGTFNGVLPWSHFSSAGGRAGRDAASSRLLQEKLSHYLDVVEVSIARQISLRSDAFFHAMSSQHELQDRLQETQRAVAVLRRRTAAIDRVVCEGPLRALGTALTRSNCVKLHNKLKLMAAVHQTQPTVQLLLATAEFVGALELIGTTKEVLQQELQGVHSFRHLGSQLCELEKLIDKMMVEDFSVYARSDLDRSLREEPQVLEKERLESLVFGLLRQRKLDFVDIYGDEMMAAARGVVAQCVAESVLHMEELDTEVVTKLADQMRVMTLPEWFRLLQNIFESFLLFLQRIKATLNVIRSVVLEVLASNQNQQLLEEAGSGPSAEAPPGLSLSQGEAELAYLTHEGLFISDALNEAQQRVLAQDPGPVVGSRTQSGGNAVPSEPELNRVIAGLQDLLHSASDVSHDRCVKVLSSRAKDGSLERLSSSEFVSLSQAVESFVRDTEDLCGRRSVSLKGALQSQANRFVHRFHEERKTKLSLLLDNERWKQADVPTEFQDLVDAIADGKLTLPERRIPGPDDRKPAEFLLVDGHRHAVIGTVLLLIRIFLEYCQCVNDIPSIATDMLTRLSDLLKHFNSRSCQLVLGAGALQVVGLKTITTKNLALASRCLQLVVHYVPIIRAHFETKLQPKQFSALRHFDHITKDYNDHIAEIAAKLVAIMDGLFEKVVSKYEVKAPMPSACFRNVCKQMMKMHEAISELLPEEQTQMLFLRINGGFKIHLKRQLSRLGVINDGGPQHGLVVVDVAFYTENVQALRSLERLDLNMVEIWEQKR; via the exons atggcctcCAGCCACGGCTCCTCCCCGGCACGTCACGGAGGCCGAGATGGGATCTATCACAAGGAGCGGGACCCCTCCCCCCGCCGCTGCCGGCCCGTCCGGTTGCTGCCTGACGTCTGTCCCAAGGAGCCCACAGGTGAGA gcgaggggcggggcctgtGCGCCGGCCCGTCGGTGGTGGCGGAGCATGACCGGTGGACGGTGTACAGCTCCAAGGTCAACCTCCCCGCCGCCCTGAATGACCCGCGGCTCGCCAAGAGGGAGTCGGACTTCTTCACCAAAACGTGGGGGCTGGACTTCGCCGAGACGGAGGTGATGCCCCCCTTCTACCTCCCCAGCATCAGCCGGGAACACTTCGGCGCCTACCTGCAGGACACGGCTCAG agagagagaatccATGAACGCTGTAAGACGATCTGTCCCAGCAAAGACGCCGTGGACGCCGTCTCCAGCATGTCCACCAATCACG AGCAGTCCAGAGCTGAGCTGGAACAGGTTCCCAAG ATCTTCATGAAGCCGGACTTTGCTCTGGAGGACCCGGGCACCTTCAACGGCGTGCTGCCCTGGTCACACTTCAGCAGCGCCGGGGGGAGGGCCGGTCGAGACGCGGCGTCCTCCaggctgctgcaggagaag CTGAGCCACTACCTGGACGTGGTGGAGGTGAGCATCGCTCGCCAGATCTCCCTGCGCTCCGACGCCTTCTTCCACGCCATGTCGTCGCAGCACGAGCTGCAGGACCGCCTCCAGGAGACGCAGCGGGCCGTGGCCGTGCTGCGGCGCCGGACCGCCGCCATCGACCGGGTCGTGTGTGAGGGGCCTCTCCGGGCCCTCGGCACCGCTCTGACCCGCAGCAACTGTGTGAAGCTGCACAACAAGCTGAAGCTGATGGCGGCGGTGCATCAGACGCAGCCCACCGTGCAGCTGCTGCTCGCCACCGCCGAGTTCGTGGGAGCGCTGGAGCTCATCGGCACCACGAAGGaggtgctgcagcaggagctgcagggggTGCACAGCttcag gcatctGGGCTCTCAGCTGTGCGAGCTGGAGAAGCTGATCGATAAGATGATGGTGGAGGATTTCAGCGTCTACGCCCGCAGCGACCTCGACCGCAGCCTGAGGGAGGAGCCACAGGTCCTGGagaag GAGCGTCTGGAGTCTCTGGTCTTCGGCCTGCTGCGTCAGAGGAAGCTGGATTTCGTGGATATTTACGGTGATGAGATGATGGCGGCTGCGAGGGGCGTGGTCGCTCAG tgtgtAGCAGAAAGCGTTCTGCACATGGAAGAACTCGACACTGAAGTCGTCACAAA GCTAGCGGACCAGATGCGAGTGATGACGCTCCCTGAGTGGTTCCGGCTGCTGCAGAACATCTTTGAGAGTTTCCTTCTGTTCCTGCAGAGGATCAAG GCCACCTTGAACGTGATCAGATCTGTGGTTCTGGAGGTTCTGGCTtcgaaccagaaccagcagctcctggaggaggcGGGTTCCGGGCCTTCAGCGGAGGCCCCTCCCGGCCTGTCCCTCTCGCAGGGGGAGGCGGAGCTGGCCTACCTCACCCATGAGGGCTTGTTCATCAGCGACGCCCTCAACGAGGCCCAGCAGAGGGTTCTGGCCCAGGACCCGGGTCCCGTGGTGGGTTCCAGGACCCA GTCCGGTGGGAACGCGGTTCCCTCTGAGCCCGAGCTGAACCGGGTCATCGCCGGCCTCCAGGACCTGCTGCACTCGGCCTCCGACGTCAGCCACGACCGCTGCGTCAAAGTCCTCAGCAGCCGGGCCAAG GACGGGTCTCTGGAGCGCCTGAGCTCCTCGGAGTTCGTGTCTCTGTCTCAGGCGGTGGAATCCTTCGTGAGGGACACCGAGGATCTGTGCGGCAGGCGCAGCGTCTCCCTGAAGGGGGCGCTGCAGAGCCAGGCCAACCGCTTCGTCCACCGCTTCCACGAGGAACGCAAAACCAAGCTCAG CCTCCTGCTGGACAACGAGCGCTGGAAGCAGGCGGACGTTCCCACCGAGTTTCAGGATCTGGTCGACGCCATCGCAGACGGAAAACTAACGCTACCAGAACGCAGAATCCCAG GTCCGGACGACAGGAAGCCCGCAGAGTTCCTGCTGGTCGACGGCCACCGCCACGCCGTCATCGG GACGGTTCTGCTGCTGATCCGGATCTTTCTAGAGTACTGTCAGTGCGTCAACGACATCCCCTCCATCGCTACCGACATGCTAACGCGTCTGTCGGACCTGCTCAAG CACTTCAACTCGCGGAGCTGCCAGCTGGTCCTGGGGGCCGGGGCCCTGCAGGTGGTCGGCCTCAAGACCATCACCACCAAGAACCTGG CGCTAGCGTCGCGCTGCCTGCAGCTGGTGGTTCACTACGTCCCCATCATCAGGGCCCACTTTGAGACCAAGCTGCAGCCCAAACAGTTCAGCGCCCTCAGGCACTTTGACCACATCACCAAG GACTACAACGACCACATAGCGGAGATCGCTGCCAAGCTGGTGGCCATCATGGACGGTCTGTTCGAGAAGGTCGTCTCCAAG TATGAAGTGAAGGCTCCGATGCCCTCGGCCTGCTTCAGGAACGTCTGTaagcagatgatgaagatgcatGAAGCCATTTCTGAGCTCCTGCCTGAAGAGCAGACGCAG ATGCTGTTTCTGAGGATCAATGGCGGCTTTAAGATCCACCTGAAGAGGCAACTGTCTCGACTCGGGGTCATTAATGATGGAGGACCGCAGCACGG GCTGGTTGTGGTGGACGTCGCCTTCTACACGGAGAACGTCCAGGCGCTCCGGAGCCTGGAGCGCCTGGACCTGAACATGGTGGAGATCTGGGAGCAGAAGAGGTGA
- the ugp2a gene encoding UDP-glucose pyrophosphorylase 2a isoform X3 — translation MTEFQEKLRQQHEQSMHQELEALLGTGAGAEVETSRKDFEGFKKLFHRFLQVKGPAVDWTQISRPPEDSIQPYEKIQSKGLPDDISASLNKLAVVKLNGGLGTSMGCRGPKSLISVRNGNTFLDLTVQQIEHLNKTFDADVPLVLMNSFNTDEDTRKILQKYTHRRVKIHTFSQSRYPRINKESLLPVAGHMGMSGEDAEAWYPPGHGDIYASFSRSGLLDRLIGEGKEYVFVSNIDNLGATVDLFILQHLMSQPEDRRCEFIMEVTDKTRADVKGGTLIQYQDRLRLLEIAQVPKAHVDEFKSVTKFKIFNTNNLWISLPAIRRLQEQNAMDLEVIVNPKTLGGGLNVLQLETAVGAAIKSFRRALGVNVPRSRFLPVKTTSDLLLVMSNLYSLDSGSLTMSKRREFPGTPHVKLGGCFTKVQEFLFRFEDIPDMLELDHLTVSGDVTFGKNVSLKGTVIIIANHGDQIDIPAGAMLENKIVSGNLRILDH, via the exons ATGACGGAGTTCCAGGAGAAACTCCGCCAGCAGCACGAGCAGTCGATGCACCAGGAGCTGGAGGCGCTCCTCGGcaccggcgccggcgccgaggTGGAG ACCAGCAGGAAAGACTTCGAAGGCTTCAAGAAGCTCTTCCACCGGTtcctgcaggtcaaaggtccGGCGGTGGACTGGACCCAGATCAGCCGTCCTCCGGAGGACtcg ATCCAGCCCTACGAGAAGATCCAGTCCAAAGGTCTCCCTGACGACATCAGCGCCAGCCTCAACAAGCTGGCCGTGGTGAAACTGAACGGCGGTCTGGGGACCAGCATGGGCTGCAGGGGCCCCAAAAGCCTGATCAGCGTCCGCAACGGGAACACCTTCCTGGACCTGACCGTCCAGCAGATCGAG CACCTCAACAAAACGTTTGACGCCGACGTGCCGCTGGTTCTGATGAACTCGTTCAACACCGACGAAGACACCAGGAAGATCCTGCAGAAGTACACGCACCGCCGGGTCAAGATCCACACCTTCAGCCAGAGCAG GTATCCCAGAATCAACAAGGAGTCTCTGCTGCCGGTGGCGGGACACATGGGGATGTCCGGCGAGGACGCGGAGGCCTGGTACCCGCCGGGACACGGGGACATCTACGCCAGCTTCTCCCGCTCCGGCCTGCTGGACCGGCTCATCGGCGAGGGCAAGGAGTACGTCTTCGTGTCCAACATCGACAACCTGGGCGCCACCGTGGAcctcttcatcctgcagcacctgATGAGCCAGCCGGAGGACAGACGCTGCGAGTTCATCATGGAGGTCACGGACAAGACCAGGGCCGACGTCAAG GGCGGGACCCTGATCCAGTACCAGGACCGCCTGAGGCTGCTGGAGATCGCTCAGGTCCCCAAGGCCCACGTGGACGAGTTCAAGTCCGTCACCAAGTTCAAGATCTTCAACACCAACAACCTGTGGATCTCTCTGCCCGCCATCAGgaggctgcaggagcagaaCGCCATGGACCTGGAGGTCATCGTCAACCCGAAG ACGTTAGGAGGCGGCCTGAACGTCCTCCAGCTGGAGACGGCCGTGGGCGCCGCCATCAAGAGCTTCAGGAGGGCGCTGGGCGTGAACGTCCCCCGCAGCCGCTTCCTGCCGGTGAAGACGACCTCCGACCTGCTGCTGGTCATGTCCAACCTGTACAGCCTGGACAGCGGCTCGCTCACCATGAGCAAGAGGCGGGAGTTCCCCGGCACGCCACACGTCAAGCTGGGCGGCTGCTTCACCAag GTCCAGGAGTTCCTCTTCAGGTTCGAGGACATCCCGGACATGCTGGAACTGGACCACCTCACCGTGTCCGGAGACGTTACCTTCGGGAAGAACGTCTCTCTGAAG GGaaccgtcatcatcatcgccaaTCACGGAGACCAGATCGATATTCCCGCCGGGGCGATGCTGGAGAACAAGATTGTCTCCGGAAACCTGCGGATCCTCGACCACTGA
- the LOC137906507 gene encoding WAS/WASL-interacting protein family member 2-like has translation MPIPPPPPPPPGPPPPPTFNQANTTRPKLGSSEVKDRGALLSDICKGTKLKKATGVSDRSAPVIENSGGGAGGAGGPMGVGGLFHGGVPKLRPLGEGSSAGSVGRSALRPPGSRPAAPRPPSGRSGSPSPPSKPPSMEQRSQRPSLPDISRPPSSGMKHSTSAPPPPPPFNRGGRGNAPLSNQKAPSASSHSREKPLPPTPSRGPAPPSSVKPPPSSSRPPTGGSSAPPPPPPYRPHTPGNISNGPAHIDGGGAPELPQRRNSLHKKRTSGGGGQGRSHAPAPPPSSSPSNQMGGRPPPPAREPPGRRTAPQVPSLGSRNGGRDAPPPPPPYRGHSPAITEPHNRAAKPAPPPSSSSSVSSSSNPRTPAGPPPPPPPIRNGHSSSSRSITDDFESKFNFHPMEDLPPPEEFRHFSRIYPSKSNKGIIRGAPPAPPVGR, from the exons ATGCCCATTcctcccccgcccccacctCCCCCGGGACCCCCTCCGCCCCCCACCTTCAATCAG GCCAACACGACTCGTCCCAAACTGGGCTCCTCCGAGGTCAAAGACCGGGGAGCGCTGCTGTCGGACATCTGCAAAGGCACCAAGCTGAAGAAGGCCACGGGGGTCAGTGACCGGAGCGCCCCCGTCATCGAGA AttcagggggaggagcaggaggagcaggaggaccaATGGGAGTGGGAGGACTGTTCCATGGAGGTGTGCCAAAATTACGTCCTCTTGGAG AAGGCTCCTCTGCCGGGTCGGTGGGCAGGTCTGCCCTGCGGCCCCCGGGGTCCCGGCCGGCGGCCCCCCGGCCCCCCTCGGGCCGCTCCGGCTCGCCCTCCCCGCCCAGCAAGCCGCCTTCGATGGAGCAGCGCTCCCAACGCCCGTCGCTCCCCGACATCtcccgcccccccagcagcggGATGAAGCACAGCacctcagccccgcccccccccccacccttcaaCAGAGGTGGTCGTGGCAACGCTCCACTATCCAATCAGAAAGCACCTTCAGCATCCTCTCACAGCAGAGAGAAGCCCCTCCCTCCGACGCCCAGcagaggccccgcccctcccagcTCGGTGAAGCCACCGCCTTCTTCCAGCAGGCCGCCAACAGGAGGCTCCTCtgctcccccgccccccccgccatACCGACcacacacaccaggtaacaTCTCCAATGGGCCGGCCCACATagatgggggcggggctccaGAACTCCCACAGAGGCGCAACTCTCTACACAAAAAACGCACGTCTGGAGGTGGCGGCCAAGGACGCAGCCACgccccagccccgcccccttcatcATCTCCATCCAACCAGATGGGAGGAAGACCTCCGCCGCCAGccagagagcctccaggacGCCGCACAG CTCCTCAGGTTCCGTCTCTCGGGTCTCGTAACGGCGGCCGggatgccccccctcccccgcccccgtACCGTGGCCACAGTCCCGCCATCACTGAGCCCCACAACCGAGCGGCCAAACCGgctccacctccttcctcctcctcctcggtgtcTTCATCATCCAACCCCCGAACTCCagctggaccccccccaccacccccgcCTATCCGAAACggccactcctcctcctccaggtccatcACAG ATGATTTTGAATCCAAGTTTAACTTCCACCCCATGGAGGACCTGCCCCCCCCAGAGGAGTTCAGGCATTTTAGCAGGATCTACCCCAGCAAGAGCAACAAAG GCATCATCAGAGGAGCCCCCCCGGCACCGCCGGTGGGGAGGTGA
- the ugp2a gene encoding UDP-glucose pyrophosphorylase 2a isoform X1 — protein sequence MCFGFIVKSSRDREVLIGPGTGTGRSSSDPGPGPGGPHRTRDWDREVFMGPTGTKACLNLCPDKSNPSHWPTPWEGRRLVVEPATLVQIWFLKHCHRLVLEPSGSGLAHSSDLSVQIQPYEKIQSKGLPDDISASLNKLAVVKLNGGLGTSMGCRGPKSLISVRNGNTFLDLTVQQIEHLNKTFDADVPLVLMNSFNTDEDTRKILQKYTHRRVKIHTFSQSRYPRINKESLLPVAGHMGMSGEDAEAWYPPGHGDIYASFSRSGLLDRLIGEGKEYVFVSNIDNLGATVDLFILQHLMSQPEDRRCEFIMEVTDKTRADVKGGTLIQYQDRLRLLEIAQVPKAHVDEFKSVTKFKIFNTNNLWISLPAIRRLQEQNAMDLEVIVNPKTLGGGLNVLQLETAVGAAIKSFRRALGVNVPRSRFLPVKTTSDLLLVMSNLYSLDSGSLTMSKRREFPGTPHVKLGGCFTKVQEFLFRFEDIPDMLELDHLTVSGDVTFGKNVSLKGTVIIIANHGDQIDIPAGAMLENKIVSGNLRILDH from the exons ATGTGCTTCGGCTTCATCGTTAAATCCAGCCGGGACCGGGAGGTCCTCATCGGacccgggaccgggaccgggaggTCCTCATCGGacccgggaccgggaccgggaggTCCTCATCGGACCCGGGACTGGGACCGGGAGGTCTTCATGGGCCCCACAGGAACAAAAGCTTGCTTGAATCTTTGTCCGGACAAATCAAATCCCTCCCATTGGCCGACTCCATGGGAGGGGCGGCGCCTCGTGGTAGAACCCGCGACGCTGGTCCAGATCTGGTTTCTGAAGCATTGTCATCGGCTGGTTCTGGAGCCGTCCGGGTCGGGACTAGCTCATTCCTCTGACCTGTCTGTTCAGATCCAGCCCTACGAGAAGATCCAGTCCAAAGGTCTCCCTGACGACATCAGCGCCAGCCTCAACAAGCTGGCCGTGGTGAAACTGAACGGCGGTCTGGGGACCAGCATGGGCTGCAGGGGCCCCAAAAGCCTGATCAGCGTCCGCAACGGGAACACCTTCCTGGACCTGACCGTCCAGCAGATCGAG CACCTCAACAAAACGTTTGACGCCGACGTGCCGCTGGTTCTGATGAACTCGTTCAACACCGACGAAGACACCAGGAAGATCCTGCAGAAGTACACGCACCGCCGGGTCAAGATCCACACCTTCAGCCAGAGCAG GTATCCCAGAATCAACAAGGAGTCTCTGCTGCCGGTGGCGGGACACATGGGGATGTCCGGCGAGGACGCGGAGGCCTGGTACCCGCCGGGACACGGGGACATCTACGCCAGCTTCTCCCGCTCCGGCCTGCTGGACCGGCTCATCGGCGAGGGCAAGGAGTACGTCTTCGTGTCCAACATCGACAACCTGGGCGCCACCGTGGAcctcttcatcctgcagcacctgATGAGCCAGCCGGAGGACAGACGCTGCGAGTTCATCATGGAGGTCACGGACAAGACCAGGGCCGACGTCAAG GGCGGGACCCTGATCCAGTACCAGGACCGCCTGAGGCTGCTGGAGATCGCTCAGGTCCCCAAGGCCCACGTGGACGAGTTCAAGTCCGTCACCAAGTTCAAGATCTTCAACACCAACAACCTGTGGATCTCTCTGCCCGCCATCAGgaggctgcaggagcagaaCGCCATGGACCTGGAGGTCATCGTCAACCCGAAG ACGTTAGGAGGCGGCCTGAACGTCCTCCAGCTGGAGACGGCCGTGGGCGCCGCCATCAAGAGCTTCAGGAGGGCGCTGGGCGTGAACGTCCCCCGCAGCCGCTTCCTGCCGGTGAAGACGACCTCCGACCTGCTGCTGGTCATGTCCAACCTGTACAGCCTGGACAGCGGCTCGCTCACCATGAGCAAGAGGCGGGAGTTCCCCGGCACGCCACACGTCAAGCTGGGCGGCTGCTTCACCAag GTCCAGGAGTTCCTCTTCAGGTTCGAGGACATCCCGGACATGCTGGAACTGGACCACCTCACCGTGTCCGGAGACGTTACCTTCGGGAAGAACGTCTCTCTGAAG GGaaccgtcatcatcatcgccaaTCACGGAGACCAGATCGATATTCCCGCCGGGGCGATGCTGGAGAACAAGATTGTCTCCGGAAACCTGCGGATCCTCGACCACTGA
- the ugp2a gene encoding UDP-glucose pyrophosphorylase 2a isoform X2 codes for MSLRLADLTGGAMTEFQEKLRQQHEQSMHQELEALLGTGAGAEVETSRKDFEGFKKLFHRFLQVKGPAVDWTQISRPPEDSIQPYEKIQSKGLPDDISASLNKLAVVKLNGGLGTSMGCRGPKSLISVRNGNTFLDLTVQQIEHLNKTFDADVPLVLMNSFNTDEDTRKILQKYTHRRVKIHTFSQSRYPRINKESLLPVAGHMGMSGEDAEAWYPPGHGDIYASFSRSGLLDRLIGEGKEYVFVSNIDNLGATVDLFILQHLMSQPEDRRCEFIMEVTDKTRADVKGGTLIQYQDRLRLLEIAQVPKAHVDEFKSVTKFKIFNTNNLWISLPAIRRLQEQNAMDLEVIVNPKTLGGGLNVLQLETAVGAAIKSFRRALGVNVPRSRFLPVKTTSDLLLVMSNLYSLDSGSLTMSKRREFPGTPHVKLGGCFTKVQEFLFRFEDIPDMLELDHLTVSGDVTFGKNVSLKGTVIIIANHGDQIDIPAGAMLENKIVSGNLRILDH; via the exons ATGTCTCTCCGTTTAGCCG ACCTGACCGGAGGAGCGATGACGGAGTTCCAGGAGAAACTCCGCCAGCAGCACGAGCAGTCGATGCACCAGGAGCTGGAGGCGCTCCTCGGcaccggcgccggcgccgaggTGGAG ACCAGCAGGAAAGACTTCGAAGGCTTCAAGAAGCTCTTCCACCGGTtcctgcaggtcaaaggtccGGCGGTGGACTGGACCCAGATCAGCCGTCCTCCGGAGGACtcg ATCCAGCCCTACGAGAAGATCCAGTCCAAAGGTCTCCCTGACGACATCAGCGCCAGCCTCAACAAGCTGGCCGTGGTGAAACTGAACGGCGGTCTGGGGACCAGCATGGGCTGCAGGGGCCCCAAAAGCCTGATCAGCGTCCGCAACGGGAACACCTTCCTGGACCTGACCGTCCAGCAGATCGAG CACCTCAACAAAACGTTTGACGCCGACGTGCCGCTGGTTCTGATGAACTCGTTCAACACCGACGAAGACACCAGGAAGATCCTGCAGAAGTACACGCACCGCCGGGTCAAGATCCACACCTTCAGCCAGAGCAG GTATCCCAGAATCAACAAGGAGTCTCTGCTGCCGGTGGCGGGACACATGGGGATGTCCGGCGAGGACGCGGAGGCCTGGTACCCGCCGGGACACGGGGACATCTACGCCAGCTTCTCCCGCTCCGGCCTGCTGGACCGGCTCATCGGCGAGGGCAAGGAGTACGTCTTCGTGTCCAACATCGACAACCTGGGCGCCACCGTGGAcctcttcatcctgcagcacctgATGAGCCAGCCGGAGGACAGACGCTGCGAGTTCATCATGGAGGTCACGGACAAGACCAGGGCCGACGTCAAG GGCGGGACCCTGATCCAGTACCAGGACCGCCTGAGGCTGCTGGAGATCGCTCAGGTCCCCAAGGCCCACGTGGACGAGTTCAAGTCCGTCACCAAGTTCAAGATCTTCAACACCAACAACCTGTGGATCTCTCTGCCCGCCATCAGgaggctgcaggagcagaaCGCCATGGACCTGGAGGTCATCGTCAACCCGAAG ACGTTAGGAGGCGGCCTGAACGTCCTCCAGCTGGAGACGGCCGTGGGCGCCGCCATCAAGAGCTTCAGGAGGGCGCTGGGCGTGAACGTCCCCCGCAGCCGCTTCCTGCCGGTGAAGACGACCTCCGACCTGCTGCTGGTCATGTCCAACCTGTACAGCCTGGACAGCGGCTCGCTCACCATGAGCAAGAGGCGGGAGTTCCCCGGCACGCCACACGTCAAGCTGGGCGGCTGCTTCACCAag GTCCAGGAGTTCCTCTTCAGGTTCGAGGACATCCCGGACATGCTGGAACTGGACCACCTCACCGTGTCCGGAGACGTTACCTTCGGGAAGAACGTCTCTCTGAAG GGaaccgtcatcatcatcgccaaTCACGGAGACCAGATCGATATTCCCGCCGGGGCGATGCTGGAGAACAAGATTGTCTCCGGAAACCTGCGGATCCTCGACCACTGA